The following are encoded in a window of Desulfobacterales bacterium genomic DNA:
- a CDS encoding DNA polymerase III subunit alpha: protein MATEQDFVHLHVHTQYSLLDGAIKLNQLIKKTKEYGMDSVAITDHGVMFGVVEFYEKAKSAGIKPIIGCECYVAPRTISDKTNTDKRGLSHLVLLAKNNEGYKSLCKLASIAQLEGFYYKPRIDKEVLEANKNGLIALSACLHGEIPRLILEKSFNEADDAARFYQRVFGENNFYLEMQNNGLKEQDEVNQALIDMSKRLSIPLVATNDCHYLNKEDAYAHDVLLCVQTGKTINDSDRLKFGTDSLYFKPPSQMLKDFKDYPSALSNTVNIAKECEIEFDFKSYHFPKYSLNDNGKSEEDMFKDQVYSGFERVMKIIKKKNENADENKYRERLEYEISVITKMGFPGYFLIVSDFIRYAKNRNIPVGPGRGSAVGSLVSYCLEITDLDPLEHGLIFERFLNPARISMPDIDVDFCINGREEVFKYVSERYGGSDYVAQIITFGTLTPRVVIRDVGRALGMPLSEFDAIAKMVPDELKITIDKAIKDEPKLNELVKINSEVKDLIDICRVLEDLPRHSSTHAAGVVISDKPLVEYMPVYKGKKGEVVSQFDMKIVEKIGLVKFDFLGLRNLTVIKNAIELIKNQNKILPDMAHLELNDKATYDLLSAGDTTGVFQFESSGMKDWLIKLKPACFGDITAMVALYRPGPLGSGMVDDFVERKHGRKQVEYFVPELEPVLKETYGVIVYQEQVMEIACRLAKYSMAEADGLRKAMGKKIVEIMAKHRKRFIEGSIENNIPESKATQLFDLMEKFGEYGFNKSHSAAYALIAYQTAYLKTHFPIEFTAALLTSEMDSSDNVSKFIDECRTHSLPILPPDINESSVDFTVSDSKIRFGLLAIKNVGEVAIESIIESRKEGLYNSLSDFCERVDLRKVNKRVIESLIKCGAFDTINPNRAQLLAALEIAMEYGQIVKKERDDPQMTLFEIGPKVLKQINAPVMPQIKPWDKKYLLEQEKESLGFYITGHPLDEYKEIIKRFSNANAILIKEVVNGAAVRVGGVIKKVKSIKTKKGTMMAFVGLEDMIGTIDVTVFSPFYDTVTSLLIEDKIVFIEGKMQNDDKSVSLIAEKIVPMETAEDIWTTSVHLSLDASKTQKETLKELQEIFKHHQGSCRTYLHIMIPKESEVIIALPDEIKLKSSSLLRDEVNTLLGYQSVYLSCNPIIDSNSQTNNMYSKYKQYKQAKQAIK from the coding sequence ATGGCCACAGAACAAGATTTTGTTCATCTTCATGTCCATACCCAATATAGCCTTTTGGATGGAGCAATAAAACTTAATCAGCTCATAAAAAAGACTAAAGAATATGGTATGGATTCAGTAGCAATAACTGACCATGGAGTAATGTTTGGGGTAGTAGAATTTTACGAAAAAGCTAAAAGTGCTGGAATAAAACCAATAATTGGATGTGAATGTTATGTGGCTCCACGCACTATTAGTGATAAAACCAATACTGATAAAAGAGGTCTTTCCCATTTAGTGCTTTTAGCTAAAAATAACGAAGGTTATAAAAGCCTCTGCAAATTAGCAAGTATAGCTCAACTTGAAGGATTTTATTATAAACCAAGAATAGATAAAGAAGTTTTAGAAGCCAATAAAAACGGACTTATTGCCCTGTCCGCCTGTCTTCATGGAGAAATACCAAGGCTTATACTTGAAAAAAGTTTTAATGAAGCAGATGATGCCGCCAGATTTTATCAACGTGTTTTTGGGGAAAATAACTTTTACCTTGAAATGCAAAACAACGGTCTTAAAGAGCAAGATGAAGTAAACCAAGCCCTAATAGATATGAGTAAAAGGCTTTCTATTCCCCTTGTAGCTACAAACGATTGCCATTATCTTAATAAAGAAGATGCCTATGCCCATGATGTTTTACTATGCGTTCAGACAGGCAAAACAATTAATGATTCAGACAGGCTTAAATTCGGTACAGATTCCCTTTATTTTAAACCTCCTTCACAAATGTTAAAAGACTTCAAAGATTATCCATCCGCTCTATCAAATACCGTTAATATCGCAAAAGAATGCGAAATAGAATTTGATTTTAAATCCTATCATTTTCCTAAATATAGTTTAAATGATAATGGAAAATCTGAAGAGGACATGTTTAAAGATCAAGTCTATAGCGGTTTTGAACGGGTTATGAAAATAATAAAAAAAAAGAATGAAAATGCTGATGAAAATAAGTACCGCGAAAGACTTGAGTATGAAATATCTGTAATAACTAAAATGGGTTTTCCGGGTTATTTTTTGATAGTATCTGATTTTATTCGTTATGCTAAAAATCGCAATATACCAGTTGGACCAGGACGAGGTTCTGCTGTCGGTAGTTTAGTTTCCTATTGTTTAGAAATAACCGATTTAGACCCCCTTGAACATGGCCTGATATTTGAAAGATTTTTAAACCCAGCAAGAATAAGTATGCCAGATATTGACGTTGATTTTTGTATTAATGGCAGAGAAGAAGTTTTTAAATATGTTTCAGAAAGATACGGAGGCTCCGATTATGTCGCTCAAATAATAACATTTGGAACGTTAACGCCAAGAGTAGTTATAAGAGATGTTGGAAGAGCTCTTGGAATGCCTCTTAGCGAATTTGATGCTATAGCTAAAATGGTTCCAGACGAATTAAAAATAACGATAGATAAAGCTATTAAAGATGAGCCAAAATTAAATGAGCTTGTAAAAATAAATTCTGAAGTAAAAGACTTAATAGATATTTGCCGAGTTTTAGAAGACCTTCCACGACATTCATCAACTCATGCTGCTGGAGTTGTTATATCTGATAAACCCCTTGTCGAATATATGCCTGTATATAAAGGTAAAAAAGGTGAAGTTGTAAGCCAGTTCGATATGAAAATTGTTGAAAAAATAGGTCTTGTTAAATTCGATTTTTTAGGACTTAGAAACCTTACAGTTATTAAAAATGCCATTGAATTAATTAAAAATCAAAATAAAATCCTTCCAGACATGGCTCATTTGGAGTTAAATGATAAAGCTACTTATGATCTTCTTTCTGCTGGTGATACAACTGGGGTATTTCAATTTGAAAGTTCGGGAATGAAAGATTGGCTTATAAAGCTAAAACCTGCTTGTTTCGGAGATATAACGGCAATGGTAGCTTTATATAGACCTGGACCTTTAGGCAGCGGCATGGTTGACGATTTTGTAGAAAGAAAACACGGAAGAAAACAAGTAGAATATTTTGTTCCGGAGCTTGAACCGGTATTAAAAGAAACTTACGGTGTAATTGTTTATCAGGAACAAGTTATGGAAATAGCCTGCCGTCTTGCTAAATACTCAATGGCTGAAGCTGACGGCCTTAGAAAAGCTATGGGTAAAAAAATAGTCGAAATAATGGCAAAACATCGGAAAAGATTTATAGAGGGTTCTATTGAAAATAACATTCCTGAAAGTAAAGCTACCCAGTTATTTGACCTTATGGAAAAATTTGGAGAATATGGATTTAATAAGTCACATAGCGCGGCTTACGCTCTTATAGCCTATCAAACAGCTTATCTTAAAACACATTTTCCAATTGAATTTACGGCAGCATTACTTACAAGTGAAATGGATTCAAGCGATAATGTTTCAAAATTTATTGATGAATGCAGAACCCATTCTTTACCAATTTTACCTCCCGATATAAATGAAAGTTCCGTTGATTTTACTGTTAGTGACTCAAAAATTAGATTTGGCCTTTTAGCTATTAAAAATGTTGGAGAAGTTGCTATTGAATCAATCATTGAATCAAGAAAAGAAGGTCTTTATAATTCACTGTCTGATTTTTGCGAACGGGTTGATTTAAGAAAGGTAAATAAAAGGGTCATAGAAAGTCTTATTAAATGCGGAGCATTTGATACAATTAATCCTAACCGAGCTCAATTGCTTGCAGCTTTAGAAATTGCTATGGAATACGGGCAAATTGTAAAAAAAGAAAGAGATGACCCTCAAATGACTCTCTTTGAAATTGGCCCTAAGGTGTTAAAACAAATAAATGCTCCTGTTATGCCTCAGATAAAACCATGGGATAAAAAATACCTTTTAGAGCAGGAAAAAGAATCCCTTGGATTTTATATAACTGGACACCCATTAGATGAATACAAAGAAATAATAAAAAGATTTTCTAATGCGAATGCTATTTTGATTAAAGAGGTAGTTAACGGCGCAGCTGTAAGGGTTGGAGGTGTAATAAAAAAAGTTAAGTCGATTAAAACCAAAAAAGGAACAATGATGGCATTTGTAGGATTAGAAGATATGATTGGAACTATAGATGTAACTGTGTTTTCACCTTTTTATGATACTGTAACTTCGCTTTTAATAGAAGATAAAATAGTATTTATCGAAGGCAAAATGCAAAACGATGATAAATCGGTAAGCTTAATTGCCGAGAAGATAGTTCCAATGGA